One segment of Pseudophryne corroboree isolate aPseCor3 chromosome 10, aPseCor3.hap2, whole genome shotgun sequence DNA contains the following:
- the LOC134965296 gene encoding paraneoplastic antigen Ma1 homolog — MEGLTGEELCNCCQRKGVNPRNCIGIVGDLLDTSDETVLRKVSNLYGVIRPNIIDKWDDEVAKKIAVLVETEKELDVNLIPLMIMANEETGRRWSIIGPSIREEDTTSAPISAMISPEGVDGGEVSGNGHTTTNVNGGQFETMVDRVVSQLERWHYEGSYRRLRIFSGIVPVPTGEEPYESWKEAAVQQAEEWQCPDKIKQQRVVESLRGPAMGIIQAARRSNPNATLETYLEALDYAYGTLEDVGDLLSRLHHTFQEPNEKLSAYIIRIDKLLYKIVEKKRNHPRSGQKSHETFATRSLDK; from the coding sequence TGTAACTGTTGTCAGAGGAAGGGAGTGAATCCCAGAAATTGTATTGGAATTGTGGGAGATTTATTGGATACTTCGGATGAAACAGTATTAAGAAAAGTGAGTAACCTGTATGGTGTTATAAGGCCCAATATAATAGACAAGTGGGATGACGAAGTAGCAAAGAAGATTGCTGTCCTGGTTGAAACGGAAAAAGAATTAGACGTGAATTTGATCCCATTAATGATAATGGCCAATGAAGAAACAGGACGAAGATGGTCTATTATTGGTCCAAGTATCCGGGAAGAAGATACCACTAGTGCACCCATCTCGGCGATGATCTCGCCGGAGGGTGTAGATGGAGGAGAAGTTAGTGGCAATGGACACACTACTACCAATGTGAATGGTGGACAGTTCGAGACCATGGTGGATAGAGTGGTTTCCCAACTTGAGAGATGGCATTACGAAGGGAGTTATCGAAGGTTAAGGATATTCTCTGGTATAGTACCTGTGCCTACCGGGGAAGAACCCTATGAATCTTGGAAGGAGGCCGCGGTCCAACAAGCGGAGGAATGGCAGTGTCCAGATAAAATAAAGCAACAAAGAGTAGTAGAGAGTCTACGTGGACCGGCTATGGGGATAATACAAGCTGCTAGGAGAAGTAATCCGAATGCCACCTTGGAGACCTACCTCGAAGCCTTGGATTATGCGTATGGCACTTTGGAAGACGTAGGGGACCTTCTATCAAGACTGCATCACACGTTTCAAGAACCCAACGAGAAATTGAGCGCCTATATCATACGAATAGAtaagttattgtataagattgttgaAAAAAAAAGGAATCACCCGAGAAGTGGACAAAAGTCGCATGAAACATTTGCTACGAGGAGCCTTGACAAATGA